The Desulfovulcanus ferrireducens genome includes a window with the following:
- a CDS encoding YbaB/EbfC family nucleoid-associated protein produces MNDLIRQAQMMQKKMMKMQEELSKKVVEASAGGGMVTVKATGGQEIVEIKIDPSVVDPDDVEMLQDLVLAATNEALKTARDMVQSEMSQLTGGLKIPGLF; encoded by the coding sequence ATGAATGATTTAATCCGACAGGCTCAGATGATGCAGAAAAAGATGATGAAGATGCAGGAAGAGCTATCCAAAAAAGTTGTTGAAGCTTCTGCCGGAGGAGGCATGGTCACAGTCAAGGCGACTGGCGGTCAGGAAATCGTAGAAATCAAGATTGATCCCAGTGTAGTCGATCCGGATGATGTGGAGATGCTCCAGGATCTGGTGTTGGCTGCTACCAATGAGGCCTTGAAAACAGCCCGGGACATGGTTCAGTCAGAGATGTCTCAGCTTACCGGGGGGTTAAAGATTCCAGGATTATTTTAG
- the recR gene encoding recombination mediator RecR produces the protein MTSLPKPLQLVVEQLSALPGVGPKSALRMAMTILAWPKDKAQNLGQSIYNLRDALCICSKCASLSDSDPCKICADPLREDERLCLVAEWDSVLVLEEAGFFKGKYLVLGGLLSPLDGVDAHNLELEKLRARLAEGVVEEVILALGTTMEAEATASYVKNMVQKEFPKVEVTRLAQGIPLGAELKYIDKETLRQSLHWRQSF, from the coding sequence GTGACTAGCCTGCCTAAGCCACTGCAACTTGTTGTGGAACAACTATCTGCCTTGCCCGGGGTGGGCCCCAAAAGCGCCTTACGTATGGCCATGACAATATTGGCCTGGCCCAAAGACAAGGCCCAAAATTTGGGGCAATCTATTTATAATTTAAGGGATGCCCTGTGTATCTGCTCTAAGTGCGCAAGTCTTTCGGATTCAGATCCGTGTAAGATTTGTGCCGATCCTTTGCGCGAGGATGAAAGATTATGCCTTGTGGCTGAGTGGGATTCGGTTCTGGTCCTGGAAGAAGCCGGTTTTTTTAAAGGCAAGTACTTGGTTTTGGGAGGCCTTTTATCCCCCTTGGATGGAGTAGATGCACATAATCTTGAGTTAGAAAAGTTGAGAGCAAGACTTGCCGAGGGGGTGGTTGAGGAAGTTATTCTGGCCTTGGGAACAACTATGGAGGCAGAAGCAACCGCATCGTATGTCAAGAATATGGTCCAGAAAGAGTTTCCCAAGGTGGAGGTTACCAGGTTGGCCCAGGGAATTCCTCTGGGAGCTGAATTAAAATACATTGACAAAGAAACCTTGCGTCAATCTCTGCATTGGCGCCAGAGTTTTTGA